A section of the Centroberyx gerrardi isolate f3 chromosome 8, fCenGer3.hap1.cur.20231027, whole genome shotgun sequence genome encodes:
- the LOC139926828 gene encoding tetraspanin-15, translated as MPSYSELRKTNHFYYFIKFTLNIYSMLFSLMGLCVLCVGVYAEVERQKNRTLEGVFLAPAVVLILLGLVMFTVSVVGMVGSLRDNKTLLHMFLCVLCVLLLLQAVALITALIFEKKTSGLFQNSIREGIKHYYDDLDFKNILDYVQQKFSCCGGDEYKDWGVNQYHFCNGTGPLACGVPYTCCVRRKVGEVINTLCGYKTLDKQRETLQEVIHVRGCIHAVNLWMSDNIGTTIALCCAIGLPQLLGIILSCVFWNLLVDMSESADMVDFKVLKKAGFEYSELDLAGAGWCMCLPRDGGYLPVPASEPELDPIDIHLQKLKKQAPRTHSQLRELQESRSATGLDEVDIGRKQKREH; from the exons ATGCCCTCCTATTCAGAATTGAGGAAAACCAACCACTTCTACTATTTCATCAAATTCACTTTAAATATCTACTCAATGCTCTTCTCG ctgatgggtctgtgtgtgctgtgcgtGGGGGTGTATGCGGAGGTGGAAAGGCAGAAGAACCGGACCCTGGAGGGGGTTTTCCTGGCTCCCGCTGTGGTGCTCATCCTGCTGGGCCTGGTGATGTTCACCGTGTCAGTGGTGGGCATGGTGGGATCCCTCAGGGACAACAAGACCCTGCTGCACATG ttcctctgtgttctctgtgtgttgCTGCTCCTCCAGGCAGTCGCGCTCATTACTGCTCTCATCTTTGAAAAGAAG ACGTCTGGCTTGTTTCAGAACAGTATACGAGAGGGAATTAAACACTACTACGATGATCTGGACTTCAAAAACATCTTGGACTATGTGCAACAAAAG TTTTCGTGTTGTGGAGGAGATGAGTATAAGGACTGGGGAGTCAACCAGTACCATTTCTGTAACGGTACTGGTCCACTGGCCTGCGGGGTTCCATATACCTGTTGTGTTCGCCGCAAG GTGGGAGAGGTCATCAACACTCTTTGTGGTTACAAGACCCTGGATAAACAG CGTGAAACCCTGCAGGAGGTGATCCATGTGCGCGGCTGTATCCACGCTGTCAACCTCTGGATGAGTGACAACATTGGAACAACCATTGCACTCTGCTGCGCCATAGGGCTGCCACAG CTGCTCGGCATCATCTTGAGCTGCGTCTTCTGGAACCTGCTGGTGGACATGAGCGAGTCCGCCGACATGGTGGACTTCAAGGTGCTGAAGAAGGCCGGCTTCGAGTACAGCGAGTTGGACCTGGCCGGCGCCGGCTGGTGCATGTGCCTGCCGAGGGACGGCGGCTACCTGCCCGTCCCCGCCAGCGAGCCCGAACTGGACCCCATCGACATTCACCTGCAGAAGCTCAAGAAGCAGGCGCCCCGCACACACTCGCAGCTCCGAGAACTGCAGGAGTCCAGATCAGCCACGGGGCTGGACGAGGTAGACATTGGTCGGAAGCAGAAAAGGGAACACTGA